The Fervidobacterium sp. sequence TTTCGTGAAATCTCTTTACTCTTGCTACATTTTCAGAAATATCAGCATCAACTTCTATATATCCATATCCCGTTTCCGGCCTCGTTGGAACAATACCAAAAGTTATTATACCATCTTGCTTTTCTAGAAGCTCCATACCTACTTTAACCGAATTCCAAAACGCTTCTTTATCTGGTATATAGTGATCAGCTGGAACAACCAAAACAATCTCCCCATAGCTTGCTTTCAACGTAGCAAAAGTGCACGCTGCAGCGGTATTTTTTTTAAGAGGTTCAAGCAAGACGTTTTCCTTTGGAAGTTCGGAAAGTTCATTGTACGTTTGTTTTGCATAAACCTCGTTTGTTACAACAAAAATATCCTCTAAACTAACAAAATAATTTATTCTATCAAATGTCTCACGAATTAAACTTTTATCACTAAATAATTTCAAAAACTGTTTCGGCGTTTGATTTGTTGACAATGGCCAAAACCTTTCGCCGCTACCACCAGCTAAGATAACCACCTTCATTACTTATCCCTCCTTGAAATTTAGAAGAACATCAACTATTTTTCTTGCTGCATCACCAGTACCATACATACCAGCAGGGTACTTCTTTTGACTACTCTCGAAAACCTTTTCATACATATTAGTCTCATCGCACAATACATTCCAACCGGTTTCAACCAACTCTTTCCATCCTGTGTCTGGCATTAC is a genomic window containing:
- a CDS encoding mannose-1-phosphate guanylyltransferase — protein: MKVVILAGGSGERFWPLSTNQTPKQFLKLFSDKSLIRETFDRINYFVSLEDIFVVTNEVYAKQTYNELSELPKENVLLEPLKKNTAAACTFATLKASYGEIVLVVPADHYIPDKEAFWNSVKVGMELLEKQDGIITFGIVPTRPETGYGYIEVDADISENVARVKRFHEKPRYEVAVDYLESGNFFWNSGMFMWKKEYFIDQMMKHAPNVITPFLNSDSIFEIYEKVPSISIDYALMEKADKIFVVKAQFSWSDVGNWKSLEEIGVKNSDRSVVIDGENVFVKSTKPTIVIGVSDIVVVETENGILVADKKDLEKIREGIKKLSV